Proteins encoded in a region of the Photobacterium angustum genome:
- the dcuC gene encoding anaerobic C4-dicarboxylate transporter DcuC, which yields MTELLIGLVITIAVGYYIVKGYKAAGVLLTAGVSLLIIAGLLGHSVLPAKVVSTGNLFTDSLEYVKYMLQYRGGGLGLQIMLLCGFASYMTHIGANNVVVKQFSKPLSFIKSPYVLLVAAYIVACLMSLAVSSATGLGVLLMATLFPMMTAMGISRPAAAAVCASPAAIILSPTSGDVVVAAEKAGLPLHVFAVETVLPVSISAIIVMAVAAFFWNKYLDKKNNTPMERVDISEMEVTAPAYYSILPFMPIIGVFLFNGETIPGLKIDIYTIVVLSITIGAIVDFLTNRLNGKVTLENLESCYAGMGDAFKGVVMLLVAAGVFAQGLMSVGAIDNLLALADKAGAGGVALMLLLTALTVAAAIATGSGNAPFYAFVELAPQLAGKLGLSPAFLIIPMLQASNLGRTISPVSGVIVATSGMAKISPFDVVKRTVVPVVCGLITVILGTVVLVPMYA from the coding sequence ATGACGGAGCTATTAATAGGCTTGGTGATTACCATCGCCGTTGGCTATTACATTGTTAAAGGATATAAAGCTGCGGGGGTATTACTCACTGCGGGCGTTTCGTTATTAATTATTGCAGGCTTATTAGGTCATTCTGTTTTACCTGCAAAGGTTGTATCAACGGGTAATCTATTCACCGATTCTCTTGAGTATGTAAAATACATGCTGCAGTACCGTGGTGGTGGCTTAGGTCTACAGATCATGTTGTTATGCGGATTCGCATCATACATGACCCATATCGGTGCTAATAATGTCGTAGTTAAACAATTTTCTAAACCTCTATCGTTCATTAAATCGCCTTACGTACTGTTAGTTGCGGCTTATATTGTTGCTTGTTTAATGTCTCTTGCCGTAAGCTCTGCAACTGGCCTTGGCGTGCTATTAATGGCGACACTATTCCCAATGATGACTGCAATGGGTATTTCTCGCCCTGCGGCAGCGGCAGTCTGTGCATCACCAGCTGCAATCATTCTCTCGCCAACGTCAGGTGATGTAGTGGTTGCTGCAGAAAAAGCAGGTTTACCATTACACGTGTTTGCAGTTGAAACTGTATTACCTGTTTCTATCAGCGCTATTATTGTCATGGCTGTGGCGGCATTCTTCTGGAATAAATACCTTGATAAGAAAAACAACACACCAATGGAGCGTGTTGATATTTCTGAAATGGAAGTAACAGCGCCAGCCTATTACTCAATTTTACCTTTCATGCCAATCATTGGTGTATTCCTATTCAATGGTGAGACTATTCCTGGTCTGAAAATCGATATTTACACCATTGTTGTGTTATCTATTACTATTGGTGCGATTGTCGATTTTCTGACTAATCGCTTAAACGGTAAGGTTACACTTGAAAACCTAGAATCTTGCTACGCAGGTATGGGTGATGCATTCAAAGGCGTAGTGATGCTATTAGTCGCAGCTGGTGTGTTTGCGCAAGGCTTAATGTCTGTGGGTGCCATTGATAACCTACTCGCATTAGCAGATAAAGCCGGTGCGGGTGGTGTTGCTCTAATGCTACTACTAACAGCACTAACGGTTGCTGCTGCAATTGCAACAGGCTCGGGGAATGCACCATTCTATGCCTTTGTTGAACTAGCACCTCAACTTGCAGGTAAGTTAGGTTTAAGCCCTGCATTCCTTATCATCCCGATGCTTCAAGCATCAAACTTAGGTCGTACTATCTCACCAGTATCCGGTGTTATTGTTGCAACCTCTGGTATGGCTAAAATCAGCCCATTCGATGTGGTTAAACGTACTGTTGTACCTGTGGTGTGTGGCTTAATCACCGTTATTTTAGGTACTGTCGTGCTTGTACCTATGTACGCTTAA
- the metR gene encoding HTH-type transcriptional regulator MetR yields MIELKHLRTLSVLRDTGSLTATANTLCLTQSALSHQLKDLEQRLGGQLFLRKTRPVKFTAEGDILLNLADTIIPQITHAEHELANIKQDANGRLHMAIECHSCFQWLMPALKEYQVQWPAVTLDFSSGFGFEPLPALACGELDLVITSDIQPRSEIHYEPLFDFEMRLIVSVNSPLAEKPFITPQDIADQTMLSYPVQKNRLDVVKHFLQPAGIEPKAWKQADNTLMLVQMVSAGLGVAALPNWAIHDFAQQGLVVSKPLEQGLWRRLFAAIRASEQQRHYLQAFFATARQQCQLHLEGIKSA; encoded by the coding sequence ATGATTGAGTTAAAACACCTTCGAACATTATCAGTATTACGAGATACTGGCTCATTAACGGCGACAGCCAATACATTATGCTTGACCCAATCGGCTCTTTCTCATCAATTAAAAGATCTAGAGCAGCGGCTTGGTGGTCAGCTATTTTTACGAAAAACTCGACCTGTAAAATTTACTGCAGAAGGTGATATTTTATTAAACCTTGCAGATACAATTATTCCGCAAATCACCCATGCAGAACATGAACTTGCTAACATAAAACAAGATGCTAATGGTCGCTTACATATGGCGATTGAATGCCATTCCTGTTTTCAATGGCTAATGCCTGCATTGAAGGAATATCAGGTGCAGTGGCCGGCTGTAACACTAGACTTCTCATCAGGCTTTGGCTTCGAACCATTACCTGCTCTTGCTTGCGGTGAGCTCGATTTAGTGATCACGTCTGATATTCAGCCACGTAGCGAGATCCATTATGAACCTTTATTTGATTTTGAAATGCGATTAATCGTTAGTGTTAACTCCCCTTTAGCAGAAAAGCCTTTTATCACACCGCAAGATATTGCCGATCAAACCATGCTAAGTTATCCCGTACAAAAAAATCGTTTAGATGTCGTCAAACATTTCCTACAACCTGCGGGCATAGAACCAAAAGCTTGGAAACAGGCTGATAATACATTGATGCTAGTACAAATGGTGTCGGCAGGATTAGGCGTTGCCGCACTACCTAATTGGGCTATTCATGATTTTGCGCAACAGGGATTAGTCGTAAGTAAACCGTTAGAACAAGGTTTATGGCGACGTTTATTTGCCGCTATTAGAGCGTCAGAACAGCAACGTCACTATCTACAAGCTTTTTTCGCAACGGCAAGGCAACAATGCCAACTCCATTTAGAAGGTATTAAGTCGGCATAA
- a CDS encoding DUF1971 domain-containing protein, which produces MASIPNSFINYKSTSVFNRDTVPKMLVHEHNTREGVYGKISVISGTLKFYGFTERRGEIEQEVVVQANDSLISPPQYWHKVELMTPDTQFQVHFYADKDSEIARQNLNERS; this is translated from the coding sequence ATGGCATCTATTCCTAATAGCTTTATTAACTACAAATCAACCTCAGTATTTAATCGTGACACTGTGCCGAAAATGTTAGTTCATGAGCACAACACCCGTGAAGGTGTATACGGCAAAATTAGTGTTATATCTGGGACTCTGAAATTTTATGGCTTTACTGAAAGACGAGGAGAAATCGAACAAGAGGTTGTTGTTCAGGCAAATGACTCACTCATCAGCCCGCCTCAATACTGGCATAAAGTTGAATTAATGACGCCTGACACTCAATTTCAAGTACATTTCTATGCAGACAAAGACAGTGAGATAGCGCGCCAAAACTTAAATGAACGTTCATAG
- the pstA gene encoding phosphate ABC transporter permease PstA produces the protein MSLTTNTSALAKANPKAQKRKDQIALSLIWLSAGVTVGFLLWVIWYILSNGLAHVNWSFITSDYTTIGQESGIWPMIVSTIYMVIASISVAAPLGIMTAIYLTEYAKVGSRLVKVIRFCTESLAGIPSIIYGLFGMTFFVVVMGFGYSILSGALTLSILILPVIIRTTEEALMAVPQTYREGSYGLGASKIYTIWRLILPSAMPGIVTAIILSVGRVIGESAPVFMTAGMVARIPESVFDSGRTLTVHLYKLTQELYTVHEWNQAYGTATVLIVIVLIINLITKLIASRFNTATY, from the coding sequence ATGTCTTTAACAACAAATACATCGGCATTGGCCAAAGCCAATCCAAAAGCACAAAAACGTAAAGATCAGATAGCCTTATCTTTGATTTGGTTATCAGCAGGCGTTACGGTTGGTTTTTTACTTTGGGTGATTTGGTACATTTTAAGTAATGGTCTAGCCCATGTTAATTGGTCCTTTATTACTTCTGACTATACCACTATCGGTCAAGAGTCAGGAATTTGGCCGATGATCGTATCAACTATCTATATGGTTATTGCTTCTATCTCAGTTGCAGCACCGTTAGGTATTATGACGGCTATCTACTTAACTGAATATGCAAAAGTAGGCAGTCGTTTAGTTAAAGTCATTCGATTCTGTACAGAATCACTCGCTGGTATTCCATCAATTATTTATGGTTTATTCGGTATGACATTCTTCGTTGTGGTTATGGGTTTTGGCTATTCCATTTTATCGGGTGCATTAACACTCAGTATTTTGATTCTGCCTGTTATTATTCGAACCACAGAAGAAGCTCTAATGGCTGTTCCTCAAACCTACCGTGAAGGTTCATATGGTTTAGGCGCATCTAAAATCTACACCATCTGGCGACTTATTCTTCCTAGTGCAATGCCAGGAATTGTAACTGCTATCATCCTCAGTGTCGGTCGTGTTATTGGCGAATCCGCACCGGTATTTATGACCGCAGGTATGGTTGCACGTATACCTGAAAGTGTTTTTGACTCTGGTCGAACACTTACCGTGCACCTTTATAAGTTAACCCAAGAACTGTACACCGTTCATGAATGGAATCAGGCATACGGTACTGCCACCGTTCTTATTGTTATTGTTCTTATTATTAACTTAATTACCAAACTAATTGCTAGCCGTTTCAACACTGCGACTTACTAA
- the pstB gene encoding phosphate ABC transporter ATP-binding protein PstB, whose protein sequence is MNKFNIENLDLYYGQNQALKQINLPIPNRQVTALIGPSGCGKSTLLRCLNRMNDLIEGVSIKGSLTMDSEDVYGNIDVAQLRIKVGMVFQKPNPFPMSIYENVAYGLRAQGVKDKKTLDEIVEQSLRGAALWDEVKDRLKSHAFGLSGGQQQRLCIARTIAMKPEVILMDEPTSALDPIATKKIEDLMESLKKDFTIVIVTHSMQQARRISDRTAFFLMGELVEHDETQNLFTNPQDDRTRGYVNGDFG, encoded by the coding sequence ATGAATAAATTTAATATTGAAAACCTAGATCTTTACTACGGTCAGAACCAAGCACTAAAGCAAATTAACTTACCTATTCCAAATCGTCAGGTAACGGCTCTTATTGGTCCATCAGGTTGTGGTAAATCTACCCTACTTCGTTGCCTTAACCGCATGAATGATCTTATTGAAGGCGTAAGCATCAAAGGATCACTGACCATGGATAGTGAAGATGTTTATGGCAATATTGATGTGGCACAGCTACGTATTAAAGTCGGCATGGTATTCCAAAAACCAAATCCATTCCCAATGAGCATTTACGAAAACGTTGCTTATGGTCTACGTGCACAAGGCGTTAAAGATAAAAAAACCCTTGATGAGATTGTAGAGCAATCTCTTCGTGGTGCCGCATTATGGGACGAAGTAAAAGATCGTTTGAAATCACACGCATTTGGTCTATCGGGTGGTCAGCAGCAACGTTTATGTATTGCACGTACAATCGCAATGAAGCCTGAAGTTATTTTGATGGATGAACCAACATCCGCACTTGATCCTATTGCAACCAAGAAAATTGAAGATTTAATGGAGTCACTGAAGAAAGATTTCACCATTGTTATCGTTACTCACTCAATGCAGCAAGCACGTCGTATCTCAGATCGTACTGCATTTTTCCTTATGGGTGAATTAGTTGAACATGATGAAACGCAAAACCTGTTTACTAACCCTCAAGATGATCGCACCCGTGGTTATGTAAATGGTGATTTTGGTTAA
- a CDS encoding DUF4250 domain-containing protein, producing MEINNLLSMDGNIVIGIVNERLRLECSSMSELLSRYELDEGELTDKLAQLGYQYDPITNQFR from the coding sequence ATGGAAATTAACAATCTTTTGAGTATGGATGGCAACATTGTCATCGGGATCGTGAATGAGCGCTTACGTTTAGAATGCAGTAGCATGTCTGAATTATTGAGTCGTTATGAACTAGATGAAGGCGAATTGACAGATAAGTTGGCACAGCTAGGTTATCAGTATGATCCAATAACTAATCAATTCCGATAA
- the metE gene encoding 5-methyltetrahydropteroyltriglutamate--homocysteine S-methyltransferase, protein MSQQVEDKTITHILGYPRVGSHRELKFAQEKYWRGDIDQSALKEVGYLLRHRHWDDQVSAGLDYVSVGDFAWYDHVLSTSMLLGHIPQRHDHGFPDLDTLFRVARGKAPTGCECAASDMTKWFNTNYHYIVPEFTADDSFNVSWQQLFEEVAEAKKAGHEVKPVLLGPVSYLWLGKEKEAGFDRLSLLPRLLTAYQQILIKLKALGVEWVQIDEPALSLELPKAWAESFKLAYQVLHGQPKLLLTTYFDSITHQLDKITALRVDGLHIDLSASPEQLEAVVNAIPSDWVLSAGMINGRNVWRADLTQLLEVLEPVKAQLGRRLWIATSCSLLHSPIDLDLETGLKPETRQWFAFAKQKCREVTLLAQALDGNSTAIAECVSYSAPIKARTSSKLVHDREVRLRTEAMTAALAERELPYNERAKLQRESLNLPLLPTTTIGSFPQTDDIRIQRRDFKAGRLSAQEYDTCLKGHIQDAIRRQEQLDLDVLVHGEAERNDMVEYFAEQLEGFAVTKFGWVQSYGSRCVKPAVIVSDIYRAIPMTVDWISYAQSLTTKLVKGMLTGPVTILGWTFPREDLTREDIANQIALALRDEVADLQAAGIKIIQIDEPAIREGLPLKSSQWKQYLDWAVNAFKISAASAEPQTQIHTHMCYSEFNHIIGSVAALDADVITIETSRSDMELLKAFEGFSYPNEIGPGVYDIHSPNIPAVEDITALINKAETLIPVERLWINPDCGLKTRNWVETEAALSNMVSGAKKLRQEFVKTAV, encoded by the coding sequence ATGAGTCAGCAAGTAGAAGATAAAACGATTACCCATATTTTGGGATACCCGCGAGTTGGTAGTCACCGTGAGCTTAAATTTGCGCAAGAAAAATACTGGCGCGGTGACATTGATCAGTCAGCGTTAAAGGAAGTAGGGTATTTATTGCGTCACCGTCACTGGGATGATCAAGTTAGTGCAGGTTTAGACTATGTCTCAGTCGGTGATTTTGCTTGGTATGATCACGTACTCAGTACCAGTATGCTGCTTGGTCATATACCACAGCGCCATGACCATGGTTTTCCTGACTTAGATACACTGTTTCGTGTGGCAAGAGGAAAAGCGCCAACAGGCTGTGAATGTGCGGCATCAGATATGACTAAGTGGTTTAATACCAATTATCATTACATTGTTCCTGAATTTACGGCAGATGATAGCTTTAACGTCAGTTGGCAGCAGCTCTTTGAAGAAGTGGCTGAAGCAAAAAAGGCAGGACATGAAGTAAAACCTGTTTTATTAGGACCGGTTTCTTATCTTTGGTTAGGCAAAGAAAAGGAAGCAGGGTTTGATCGCCTTTCTTTATTACCTCGCTTGCTAACGGCTTATCAACAAATTTTAATTAAATTAAAAGCGCTAGGTGTTGAGTGGGTACAAATTGATGAACCTGCATTATCCCTTGAGTTACCGAAAGCATGGGCAGAATCGTTCAAATTGGCTTATCAAGTATTACACGGCCAACCTAAGTTATTACTCACCACTTACTTTGATAGCATTACGCATCAACTAGATAAAATTACGGCGCTAAGAGTCGATGGTTTACATATTGATTTGTCGGCTTCTCCTGAGCAATTAGAAGCAGTTGTTAATGCGATACCAAGCGATTGGGTACTCTCTGCTGGCATGATTAACGGACGTAATGTGTGGCGTGCTGATTTAACGCAATTGCTTGAAGTGCTTGAGCCCGTTAAAGCACAATTAGGTCGGCGTTTGTGGATCGCGACATCCTGCTCCTTATTACATAGCCCAATTGATCTAGACTTGGAAACAGGACTCAAACCAGAAACGCGCCAGTGGTTTGCCTTTGCTAAACAAAAATGCCGAGAAGTCACATTGTTGGCACAGGCGTTAGATGGAAATAGTACTGCAATTGCTGAATGTGTTTCGTATAGCGCACCGATTAAAGCCCGTACTTCTAGCAAATTAGTTCATGATCGTGAAGTTCGATTACGTACAGAAGCAATGACGGCAGCATTGGCTGAACGTGAATTACCGTATAATGAACGAGCAAAATTACAGCGAGAATCATTAAATTTACCGTTACTACCAACAACGACGATTGGTTCCTTTCCACAGACGGATGATATTCGAATTCAAAGACGTGATTTCAAAGCAGGGCGCTTATCAGCGCAAGAATATGACACCTGTTTGAAAGGACATATTCAAGACGCAATCCGTCGCCAAGAGCAATTAGATCTCGATGTGCTGGTACATGGTGAAGCTGAACGTAATGATATGGTTGAATATTTTGCCGAACAACTTGAAGGCTTCGCTGTAACAAAATTTGGTTGGGTACAAAGTTATGGTTCACGTTGTGTAAAGCCTGCCGTGATTGTGTCTGATATTTATCGCGCTATACCTATGACGGTTGATTGGATCAGTTATGCCCAATCATTAACAACAAAGCTTGTGAAAGGGATGCTAACAGGCCCTGTCACGATTTTGGGGTGGACATTCCCACGTGAGGACTTAACCCGTGAAGATATTGCTAACCAAATTGCTTTAGCCTTACGTGATGAAGTTGCCGATCTACAGGCTGCTGGAATTAAAATTATTCAAATTGATGAGCCAGCGATTCGTGAAGGTTTACCGCTTAAAAGTAGTCAATGGAAACAGTATTTAGATTGGGCTGTTAATGCTTTTAAGATTTCAGCCGCTAGTGCTGAGCCGCAGACCCAGATCCATACGCATATGTGTTATAGCGAGTTTAATCATATTATTGGGTCTGTTGCTGCATTGGATGCAGATGTTATCACAATAGAAACATCACGCTCTGATATGGAATTGCTAAAAGCGTTTGAAGGGTTTTCATACCCGAATGAAATAGGCCCTGGAGTTTATGATATTCATTCGCCAAATATTCCGGCCGTTGAAGATATTACTGCATTAATTAATAAGGCAGAGACATTAATTCCAGTAGAACGGTTATGGATAAACCCTGATTGTGGTTTGAAAACACGTAACTGGGTTGAAACGGAAGCAGCACTTTCAAATATGGTTAGCGGAGCTAAAAAATTACGCCAAGAGTTCGTTAAAACAGCTGTGTAA
- a CDS encoding ribonuclease H family protein translates to MAKKFYVVWQGREPGIYTDWTSCKQQVDKFAGAKYKSFPSQEEAQAAFGGKVPTYRASAATKNTSKTVKTSKGSLTAEQVQAVKAEIKIFTDGGCDPNPGKAGSGLALYRENQLSELWFGLYNPQGTNNTAELNALYQALLQAEKYIAGGISVAIFCDSRYSIQCITQWAVSWKKNGWKKAGGEIKNLDLIQPMFERYQTIKDMIQIYHVNGHVGIEGNELADRMSILAVDEREVAFSLYQHPLDIKAILALRAG, encoded by the coding sequence GTGGCGAAAAAGTTTTATGTTGTATGGCAAGGACGAGAGCCGGGAATATATACCGATTGGACGAGTTGTAAACAGCAAGTTGACAAGTTCGCTGGGGCTAAATACAAGTCATTTCCTAGCCAAGAAGAAGCACAAGCCGCTTTTGGTGGTAAAGTTCCCACATATCGGGCATCCGCTGCTACAAAAAACACCTCGAAAACAGTCAAAACCAGTAAAGGCTCTTTGACCGCAGAGCAAGTACAAGCTGTAAAAGCTGAGATTAAAATCTTCACGGATGGAGGTTGTGATCCTAATCCCGGTAAAGCAGGTTCAGGTTTAGCTCTGTATCGCGAAAACCAATTAAGTGAATTGTGGTTTGGTTTATATAACCCGCAAGGCACCAATAATACCGCTGAGCTAAATGCGTTATATCAAGCCTTACTTCAAGCTGAAAAGTATATTGCTGGTGGAATAAGTGTCGCGATATTTTGTGATTCAAGATACTCAATTCAGTGTATTACTCAATGGGCAGTATCTTGGAAAAAGAATGGTTGGAAAAAAGCAGGGGGAGAGATCAAAAACCTAGATCTGATCCAACCAATGTTTGAGCGCTATCAGACAATTAAAGATATGATCCAAATTTACCATGTGAATGGACATGTAGGCATCGAAGGTAATGAATTGGCTGATAGGATGTCTATTCTCGCAGTAGATGAACGAGAGGTTGCGTTCTCACTGTATCAGCACCCTTTAGATATTAAAGCGATTTTAGCCCTACGAGCAGGCTAA
- a CDS encoding META domain-containing protein — protein sequence MKKRLLSVLVLPLMLTACAGNSAMNSAPHKVTANEISNGNWELVQIDHKDLTLQAPFQAPSLELGSDLAANGNAGCNRYFGQAELKDGQLRIEKMGMTMMLCPDDAMKVEQTFSESLSDWNKVAISGDTLTLTNAKHTLTFTKKVADVK from the coding sequence ATGAAAAAGCGTCTTTTATCAGTTTTGGTACTACCTTTGATGCTAACAGCTTGTGCAGGAAACAGTGCTATGAACTCAGCGCCACATAAAGTCACTGCAAACGAAATCAGCAATGGCAATTGGGAATTAGTTCAAATCGATCACAAAGATCTTACATTACAAGCACCTTTCCAAGCTCCTAGTCTAGAGCTAGGTTCAGATCTTGCCGCTAACGGTAACGCAGGTTGCAACCGTTACTTTGGTCAAGCAGAGCTTAAAGATGGTCAACTACGCATTGAAAAAATGGGGATGACAATGATGCTTTGTCCTGACGATGCTATGAAAGTTGAGCAAACATTCTCTGAGTCATTATCAGACTGGAACAAAGTTGCTATTTCTGGCGACACGCTAACGCTGACAAATGCAAAACACACGTTAACGTTTACGAAAAAAGTTGCTGACGTTAAATAA
- a CDS encoding alternative oxidase, which produces MSDFALTHRETTKFSERLAYKITQLLKYSLNIFYGKKYAKRAVILETIAAVPGMVAGMFNHLKALRRMKDDEGWIKELLSEADNERMHLMIFLDIAKPSWVERGLVLLGQAVFICVYSIIYLTSSKIAHRVVGYFEEEACKSYTEFLEKIDSGELENVAAPQIAINYYELHDDAKLRDVVLRIREDEAKHRDRNHNFADCYQNKDLPAHQA; this is translated from the coding sequence ATGTCAGATTTTGCTTTAACACACAGAGAAACCACTAAATTTTCTGAGCGCCTTGCGTATAAAATCACACAGCTTCTCAAGTATTCTCTTAATATTTTCTATGGCAAAAAATACGCTAAACGTGCTGTGATTTTAGAAACCATTGCTGCCGTACCAGGTATGGTTGCCGGCATGTTTAACCATTTAAAAGCCCTTCGCCGAATGAAAGATGATGAGGGTTGGATCAAAGAGTTATTAAGTGAAGCAGATAATGAACGTATGCACTTAATGATCTTTTTAGATATCGCTAAACCAAGCTGGGTTGAACGTGGACTCGTCTTATTAGGGCAAGCCGTTTTCATCTGTGTCTACAGTATTATTTACCTCACTTCATCAAAGATTGCGCACCGTGTCGTGGGTTACTTTGAAGAGGAAGCTTGTAAAAGCTATACCGAATTTTTAGAAAAAATTGATAGTGGTGAACTTGAAAATGTCGCAGCGCCACAAATTGCAATTAACTACTATGAGTTACATGATGATGCAAAACTACGAGATGTTGTATTAAGAATCAGAGAAGATGAAGCTAAACATCGCGATCGTAATCATAACTTTGCTGATTGTTATCAAAACAAGGATTTACCAGCTCACCAAGCCTAA
- a CDS encoding mechanosensitive ion channel family protein: MRFLVLILLLVSSLSFAESKTDTSKQTVNPKVEQLLQLNSEIVTLSKETTTLTGSSLDVVRLQILNKNNELRDILSSMIKSNDVDKKLLLTQVDKQVVFVREANKFLDEKLTRDQEVLDKAKDADKLVALKTIAETRQVSTSILKEEWQNYQWLEKLGKPAPQAVKELTNKIEHRLAFTSTSLTFDSQALDVANKQLKSASESEKSTLQLSQILAQRQVDNDTTNLENLIEIADTVGIDTAEYKKQLFEQTGNVTNDLLNSKVIWSIASGWTTDLKDWLLSNLPQMLFKVFIFVLIIFAFKTLKNIVRKMVKRAVSTKNLNMSILMQEFFISMSGKAVFAIGLLIALSQIGLNLAPILTGFGVAGIIVGFALQDTLSNFAAGMMLLIYRPFDVGDLVEAGGITGKVSHMSLVNTTIKTFSNEMLMIPNSKIWGDIIKNVTHEKVRRVDMIFGIGYSDDIEKTERVLNDIVSEHPAVLRSPEPTIKLHTLNSSSVDFIVRPWVKTDDYWDVYWDITREVKMRFDREGISIPFPQQDVHLHMVEKAIESKKA; encoded by the coding sequence ATGCGCTTTCTGGTATTAATATTATTACTTGTATCTTCTCTTAGCTTTGCCGAGAGTAAGACCGATACGTCCAAGCAAACCGTTAATCCTAAAGTAGAACAACTACTTCAACTCAATAGTGAAATAGTAACCTTATCTAAGGAGACAACTACATTAACAGGATCTTCTCTCGATGTAGTCCGCTTACAAATACTAAATAAAAATAACGAACTTCGTGATATTCTCTCGAGTATGATTAAAAGCAACGATGTCGATAAAAAGTTGCTGTTAACACAAGTAGATAAACAAGTTGTATTTGTTAGAGAAGCCAATAAATTTCTTGATGAAAAATTAACACGAGATCAGGAAGTTCTCGATAAAGCTAAAGATGCTGACAAACTTGTTGCTTTAAAAACAATAGCTGAAACACGTCAGGTTTCAACTTCAATTCTAAAAGAAGAATGGCAAAATTATCAATGGCTAGAAAAACTAGGAAAACCAGCCCCACAAGCTGTAAAAGAATTAACCAACAAAATTGAGCACCGCCTAGCATTTACTTCAACATCTCTAACTTTTGATAGTCAAGCATTAGATGTTGCTAATAAGCAATTAAAATCAGCCAGTGAAAGTGAAAAAAGTACACTTCAACTTTCCCAGATCCTAGCTCAACGCCAAGTTGATAATGATACGACTAACTTAGAAAATCTGATTGAGATTGCAGATACGGTAGGTATTGATACTGCTGAGTACAAAAAACAACTATTCGAACAAACCGGTAACGTTACTAATGATTTGCTAAATAGCAAAGTTATTTGGTCTATCGCATCGGGTTGGACAACAGATCTAAAAGATTGGTTACTAAGCAACCTGCCACAAATGCTATTTAAAGTGTTTATTTTTGTTTTGATCATCTTTGCATTCAAAACATTGAAAAACATTGTAAGAAAAATGGTAAAGCGTGCAGTTTCTACAAAGAACTTAAACATGTCTATCCTGATGCAAGAATTCTTTATCTCTATGTCAGGTAAAGCCGTTTTTGCTATTGGTTTGCTTATTGCTTTATCTCAAATTGGCTTAAACCTAGCCCCTATCCTCACCGGTTTCGGTGTGGCTGGTATTATTGTTGGTTTCGCATTACAAGATACGCTATCAAACTTCGCTGCAGGTATGATGCTACTGATTTACCGTCCATTTGATGTCGGCGATCTGGTTGAGGCTGGTGGTATTACGGGTAAAGTAAGCCATATGAGTCTTGTAAACACCACAATCAAAACATTCAGTAACGAGATGCTAATGATCCCAAATAGTAAAATTTGGGGTGATATCATAAAGAACGTAACGCACGAAAAAGTACGTCGTGTAGACATGATCTTTGGTATTGGTTACAGCGATGACATTGAAAAAACAGAACGTGTGTTAAATGACATTGTTTCTGAGCATCCGGCAGTACTACGTAGCCCGGAGCCAACAATTAAATTACACACTCTAAACTCTTCATCTGTTGATTTTATCGTACGCCCTTGGGTGAAAACAGACGATTACTGGGATGTATACTGGGATATCACACGTGAAGTGAAGATGCGCTTTGATCGTGAAGGTATTTCAATTCCATTCCCGCAACAAGATGTACACCTGCATATGGTTGAAAAAGCCATTGAATCTAAAAAAGCTTAA